One Porphyromonas pogonae genomic region harbors:
- the tamL gene encoding translocation and assembly module lipoprotein TamL — MKKRSWLYISTIWILYSCSTTKNIPEGQYLLEKNKIRITQDIKLNNSYEMNHYIIQKPNQKFLGLFRSQLLFYNLSNPLNNNGINRLLRKMGEAPVIFNIEDTRQSAINLASFMENEGYFNTRTSFSIDTIGTQKVAVTYDVQLGKRYFIDSTILFVKDKSIKREIFDNRNSKYLSDDRNIYLKPGLPLSPKSLIKERKKITRALRNRGYWDFTLNDVKFEVDTLPQSGAWVKTIIDRDSIPKYKIGHVTIYSNIDRARSDIKASSLDSTMISGVKVIYDKKGKNIRPSILYRRNFIRPGDEYSEELAEHTYSFYSDLPAIRSSNIVYKQDTALSTEPHILNCEITTQAQKTKQFTSELDLTNSSGNLGFLTSLGLKHNNIFGGAEQFEIKLRGNFESFKQQNKKFFGYGIESSIRLPRFLDLNLIKSAKILKSSTDINFAYDYQTRPEFDRIMLSAKWGYTWNRFYHPELQYTFYPININYLRFVNIDDNFRNSIPLYTEMFIYRDQFILGSNMLITYNSSRKVNNRSERDNTNIRIYLQTAGNLLYAISKLSKQKKDNYGAYDLYNINYSQFVKAEFDYAHTHRINEQNTVAFHTGLGIACPYGNSRNIPFDLRYFGGGANSVRGWGTRLLGPGSMSKGESTTIFDQVGDIKLDLNVELRSKLISKLHSALFIDAGNIWTIRDYKQQPGGVFRFDKFYKEIALSTGAGLRLDFDYFVLRFDMGIKIYDPQKQGKDKWRMINGNRSDLFAWHFGIGYPF, encoded by the coding sequence GTGAAAAAAAGAAGCTGGCTCTATATCTCTACTATTTGGATACTTTATAGTTGTTCAACGACTAAAAACATCCCTGAAGGACAATACCTTCTTGAAAAAAATAAAATAAGAATTACTCAAGATATTAAGTTGAATAATTCTTATGAGATGAACCATTATATCATCCAAAAACCAAATCAAAAATTTCTGGGACTTTTCAGATCCCAACTCCTCTTTTATAATCTAAGCAATCCATTGAACAACAATGGAATCAACAGGCTATTGAGAAAAATGGGAGAAGCTCCCGTAATATTCAATATTGAAGATACACGTCAGTCAGCAATAAATCTCGCGTCTTTTATGGAAAACGAAGGTTATTTCAACACTCGGACCTCTTTTTCCATAGATACAATAGGGACTCAAAAAGTGGCAGTTACATATGATGTACAGCTGGGGAAAAGATATTTTATAGATAGCACAATCCTTTTTGTAAAAGACAAAAGCATAAAAAGAGAGATTTTTGACAATAGGAATAGTAAATACTTATCAGACGATAGGAATATTTACCTTAAGCCCGGGCTTCCGCTCTCCCCAAAGTCTCTCATCAAAGAACGCAAAAAGATAACCCGAGCTCTTCGCAATCGTGGATATTGGGATTTTACACTCAATGATGTAAAATTTGAAGTAGACACCCTACCCCAATCAGGGGCTTGGGTAAAGACAATCATAGATAGAGATAGCATACCTAAGTATAAAATTGGGCATGTTACGATTTATTCAAACATAGATCGTGCAAGATCCGACATTAAAGCATCTTCTCTGGATAGTACCATGATCAGTGGAGTAAAGGTAATTTATGACAAAAAAGGTAAAAATATACGACCATCTATTTTATATCGTCGTAATTTCATAAGACCTGGGGATGAGTACAGTGAAGAGCTTGCTGAGCATACTTACTCTTTTTATTCCGATTTGCCGGCAATACGCTCATCAAACATTGTGTATAAACAAGATACAGCCCTTTCTACGGAACCACATATCCTAAATTGTGAAATCACTACTCAAGCGCAGAAAACTAAGCAATTTACGAGCGAGCTTGACCTTACCAACTCGTCTGGAAACTTAGGTTTTCTTACTTCTTTAGGACTCAAACACAATAATATTTTTGGAGGTGCAGAGCAGTTTGAAATCAAACTTAGAGGGAACTTCGAGTCATTCAAGCAACAAAATAAAAAGTTCTTTGGGTATGGCATAGAATCAAGTATAAGGCTACCCCGCTTTTTAGATCTTAATCTGATCAAATCAGCAAAAATCCTCAAGTCAAGTACTGATATCAATTTTGCTTATGATTATCAAACCAGACCGGAGTTTGATCGTATCATGTTATCAGCCAAATGGGGGTATACATGGAATCGCTTCTACCACCCGGAGCTTCAGTATACATTCTATCCTATAAATATCAATTATCTGCGATTTGTAAATATCGATGATAATTTCAGGAACTCTATTCCGCTTTATACTGAGATGTTTATTTATCGTGATCAGTTCATATTAGGATCCAATATGCTTATTACATATAATTCATCACGAAAAGTCAATAACAGATCAGAGAGGGATAACACAAACATAAGGATATATCTACAAACAGCCGGCAATCTACTCTATGCGATATCTAAACTGAGTAAACAAAAAAAGGACAATTATGGCGCATACGACTTGTATAATATCAACTATTCCCAATTTGTAAAAGCTGAATTTGATTATGCACACACTCATCGTATCAATGAGCAGAACACAGTTGCTTTCCATACCGGGTTGGGCATAGCTTGTCCTTATGGCAACTCTCGTAATATCCCCTTCGACTTACGTTATTTCGGTGGAGGGGCAAATAGCGTACGAGGTTGGGGTACACGTCTTTTAGGCCCGGGTAGTATGTCCAAGGGTGAAAGCACCACTATTTTTGATCAAGTAGGAGACATCAAATTGGACTTAAATGTAGAATTGCGCTCAAAACTTATATCCAAACTTCATTCTGCATTGTTTATCGACGCCGGAAATATTTGGACTATCAGAGACTACAAACAACAACCCGGTGGAGTATTTCGCTTTGATAAATTTTATAAAGAGATAGCATTATCCACAGGAGCAGGCTTGAGACTTGATTTTGACTATTTTGTATTAAGGTTTGATATGGGGATCAAAATATATGACCCGCAAAAGCAAGGTAAAGATAAATGGAGAATGATCAATGGTAACAGAAGTGATCTCTTTGCTTGGCATTTTGGTATTGGCTATCCATTCTGA
- a CDS encoding transposase, translating to MGYCTDLTDREGQVIENLLDDNDRKRKHSLRSIFNGIFYLVKTGCQWRMLPCGDC from the coding sequence ATGGGATATTGTACTGACCTAACTGATAGAGAGGGGCAAGTTATAGAAAATCTTTTAGATGACAACGACCGCAAGCGAAAACATTCTCTTCGTTCTATTTTTAATGGCATTTTTTATTTGGTAAAAACCGGCTGCCAATGGCGTATGCTTCCTTGTGGAGACTGTTGA
- a CDS encoding WG repeat-containing protein, with product MYKKRIVTTVITLKFIALYALISVFNSCGSGNGKKLFQIEHNNLYGYINEKSDTVVQCNYLFSYTDTIKTIGFVMNQNNRIICLNNKGEEVFETFNYDNGPDYPREGCFRIIGKNGLMGFADTLGNVVVEPVYKFAYPFEGGKAKVTFTGQLKSDSASNGEYHYWESAINNPLRKK from the coding sequence ATGTATAAAAAAAGGATAGTTACAACCGTCATCACATTAAAATTCATTGCGTTATATGCTTTGATTTCCGTTTTTAACAGTTGCGGCAGTGGCAACGGAAAAAAGTTGTTCCAAATTGAGCACAACAATTTATATGGCTATATAAATGAAAAATCCGATACGGTTGTCCAATGCAACTATCTGTTTTCCTATACCGATACCATCAAAACAATCGGGTTTGTGATGAACCAAAATAACCGGATCATTTGCCTGAATAACAAAGGCGAAGAAGTTTTTGAAACGTTCAACTACGACAATGGTCCCGATTATCCACGGGAAGGCTGTTTCCGGATCATCGGAAAAAACGGGCTAATGGGTTTTGCTGATACACTGGGAAATGTTGTTGTTGAGCCTGTATATAAATTTGCCTATCCGTTTGAAGGAGGCAAGGCTAAAGTTACCTTTACCGGCCAATTAAAGTCGGATTCCGCCTCCAATGGCGAATACCATTATTGGGAAAGCGCCATCAACAATCCGCTACGCAAAAAATAA
- the mce gene encoding methylmalonyl-CoA epimerase, whose product MNLSHIEHLGIAVKSIEDSLPYYEEILGLKCYNIEEVADQKVKTAFFKVGQTKIELLEPTSEESTIAKFIEKRGEGIHHIAFAVPDCAEALKDAESKGVRLIDTAPRKGAEGLNIAFLHPKSTLGVLTELCDCKKD is encoded by the coding sequence ATGAATCTCTCACACATTGAGCATCTTGGTATTGCAGTAAAGAGTATTGAAGACTCTCTTCCTTATTACGAGGAGATTCTTGGCCTTAAATGTTACAACATCGAAGAAGTAGCAGACCAGAAGGTAAAGACAGCATTTTTCAAAGTAGGACAAACAAAGATCGAATTGCTGGAACCCACATCCGAAGAAAGCACCATCGCAAAGTTTATTGAGAAAAGAGGCGAAGGTATCCATCACATAGCTTTTGCTGTACCAGACTGTGCAGAAGCTCTGAAAGATGCAGAATCAAAGGGTGTACGCTTGATAGACACAGCTCCACGTAAAGGAGCCGAAGGACTAAACATCGCTTTCCTCCATCCAAAAAGTACATTGGGTGTACTCACAGAACTATGCGATTGTAAAAAAGATTAA
- a CDS encoding acyl-CoA carboxylase subunit beta: MSVQFEKIKELIQLRETARLGGGEKRIENQHAKGKFTARERIEMLLDEGSFEEIDTFVLHRSTNFGIDKTKFLGDGVVTGSGTIDGRLVYVFAQDFTVFGGALSEMMASKICKVMELAMKMGAPVIGLNDSGGARIQEGVNALCGYGNIFQNNILASGVVPQISAIFGPCAGGAVYSPALTDFNIMAKGTSYMFLTGPKVVKTVTGEDVTQEQLGGASVHASKSGVAHFAVENEEEGIRLIRHLLSFIPQNNMEDAPCVECTDPIDRIDDSLNEIIPDEPNKGYNMYEVIGTIVDDGEFLEVHADYAKNIIIGFARFNGQSVGIVANQPMQMAGCLDSNASRKAARFVRFCDAFNIPLVTLVDVPGFLPGTGQEYNGVIVHGAKLLYAYGEATVPKITVTLRKAYGGAYIVMSSKHLRSDINYAWPSAEIAVMGPSGAVEVIFAKEVAASENPAQAAFDKEEEYRKAFANPYNAASYGYMDDVIEPRNTRFRIIRALEQLRTKKQINPAKKHDNLPL; this comes from the coding sequence ATGAGTGTTCAATTTGAAAAAATCAAGGAGTTGATTCAACTCCGCGAGACTGCCCGACTGGGTGGTGGTGAAAAAAGAATAGAAAACCAACACGCAAAAGGCAAGTTTACAGCACGTGAGCGTATTGAAATGTTGCTCGATGAAGGAAGCTTTGAAGAGATCGACACATTTGTACTCCACAGATCTACAAACTTCGGCATTGACAAAACCAAATTTTTAGGCGACGGCGTTGTTACCGGTTCAGGTACTATAGACGGTCGTCTTGTTTATGTATTCGCTCAGGACTTTACTGTATTTGGCGGGGCTTTATCAGAAATGATGGCTTCTAAAATCTGTAAAGTGATGGAGCTTGCCATGAAGATGGGCGCACCGGTTATAGGTCTGAATGATTCCGGTGGAGCTCGTATCCAAGAAGGTGTAAATGCCCTTTGCGGATATGGCAACATCTTCCAAAACAACATCCTTGCTTCAGGTGTAGTACCTCAGATTTCTGCCATATTCGGTCCTTGTGCCGGAGGTGCAGTATATTCTCCTGCTCTCACAGACTTCAATATCATGGCCAAGGGCACAAGCTACATGTTCCTCACTGGGCCCAAAGTGGTAAAAACCGTTACAGGAGAAGACGTAACCCAAGAGCAATTGGGTGGTGCCAGCGTCCATGCCTCTAAGAGCGGTGTTGCTCATTTTGCCGTAGAGAACGAAGAAGAAGGTATACGCCTTATTCGCCATCTTCTCAGCTTTATTCCTCAAAACAATATGGAGGATGCTCCATGTGTGGAATGTACAGATCCTATCGATCGTATCGATGACAGCCTGAATGAAATCATCCCGGATGAGCCAAACAAAGGCTACAACATGTATGAAGTGATCGGTACCATTGTGGACGATGGCGAATTCCTTGAGGTACATGCAGACTATGCCAAAAACATTATCATTGGTTTTGCACGTTTTAATGGTCAGAGTGTTGGTATCGTAGCCAATCAGCCTATGCAAATGGCAGGATGCTTGGATAGCAATGCTTCGCGCAAAGCTGCACGTTTTGTTCGTTTTTGTGATGCATTCAACATCCCATTGGTGACTTTGGTAGACGTGCCGGGCTTCTTACCGGGTACAGGACAAGAGTACAATGGCGTTATCGTACATGGAGCAAAACTTTTATATGCTTATGGAGAAGCCACAGTGCCCAAAATCACCGTTACCTTACGTAAGGCTTACGGTGGAGCTTACATTGTAATGAGTTCAAAACACTTACGCTCTGATATAAACTATGCATGGCCATCAGCTGAAATTGCAGTAATGGGTCCGAGTGGTGCTGTGGAAGTTATTTTTGCCAAAGAAGTAGCCGCATCGGAAAATCCTGCACAAGCAGCATTTGATAAAGAAGAAGAATACAGAAAAGCATTTGCTAATCCGTACAATGCAGCTTCTTATGGTTACATGGATGATGTTATCGAGCCTCGAAACACTCGCTTCCGTATCATTCGCGCACTCGAGCAGCTTCGCACTAAAAAGCAGATCAACCCTGCTAAGAAGCATGATAACCTTCCATTATAA
- a CDS encoding OadG family transporter subunit: MKITGRKLSALMLSLAIGSLSAPLWGQKATSLRLNEVLVSNETNFIDDYGNRHPWIEIYNSSAASVDMKGCYLTDDISNLKKYMVPKGDVLTLIKPYQHILFWADNDAIKGTFHLNFTLDPNKPNFIALIDADGKTIIDSITVPAQIPPDISYGRILDGAGGIGNKSAWANMTKVTPSTNNVTLDSNEKIDRLKREDRSGGIMALTAILVVFLGLIILALVFKYIGKASISASQKRKSKEEAWSDGTNTQVTVSSESVPDDVYAAIALALYEEMGDTHDQESYTLTFNRSHRTASSAWNNKALTMRQQIIKKQSR, encoded by the coding sequence ATGAAGATTACCGGAAGGAAACTAAGTGCCCTGATGCTGTCCCTCGCTATTGGGTCATTGTCTGCACCACTTTGGGGGCAGAAGGCTACTTCCTTACGTCTCAATGAAGTTCTTGTCTCGAATGAGACAAACTTCATTGACGACTATGGAAATAGGCATCCATGGATAGAGATTTACAATAGCAGTGCGGCATCAGTTGATATGAAGGGGTGTTATCTTACCGATGACATTTCTAATCTGAAAAAGTACATGGTGCCTAAAGGTGACGTTCTTACGTTAATAAAGCCTTATCAACACATTTTGTTTTGGGCTGATAATGATGCTATCAAAGGTACTTTTCACCTCAATTTTACCCTTGACCCCAACAAGCCTAATTTTATCGCTTTGATAGATGCCGATGGTAAAACGATCATCGATAGCATCACAGTACCGGCTCAAATTCCTCCAGATATAAGCTACGGCAGAATACTTGACGGAGCAGGCGGTATAGGTAATAAGTCGGCTTGGGCAAATATGACGAAAGTTACGCCAAGCACCAATAATGTTACGCTTGACTCCAATGAAAAAATTGATCGTTTGAAAAGAGAAGATCGCAGCGGTGGAATCATGGCTCTTACGGCAATACTTGTAGTATTCCTAGGACTCATTATTCTCGCACTGGTATTTAAATACATCGGGAAAGCTTCTATCTCAGCATCCCAAAAAAGGAAAAGCAAGGAAGAAGCCTGGAGCGATGGCACAAATACACAGGTAACCGTGAGTTCTGAATCTGTCCCTGACGATGTTTATGCTGCTATAGCACTGGCTTTGTACGAAGAAATGGGCGATACCCATGATCAGGAAAGTTATACTCTGACTTTCAACAGATCACACAGGACAGCCTCTTCAGCTTGGAACAATAAAGCGTTGACAATGCGCCAACAAATTATTAAAAAACAAAGCAGATGA
- a CDS encoding biotin/lipoyl-containing protein — protein sequence MKEYKYKINGTEYKVAINSIDENAAEVEVNGKSYKVDILTEKKAKPIVKPAPRPTASAAPTKSEPAHAHASNSNGSGVKSPLPGIILDIKVKVGDEVKVGQTIAILEAMKMENNINADRDGKIIDVRVSKGDSILEGSDIVIIG from the coding sequence ATGAAAGAATACAAATATAAAATTAATGGTACCGAATATAAAGTGGCCATTAACAGTATTGATGAAAATGCCGCTGAGGTAGAAGTTAACGGCAAATCATACAAAGTAGATATCCTTACAGAAAAGAAAGCTAAGCCTATAGTAAAGCCTGCACCACGCCCCACAGCGAGTGCTGCTCCTACTAAATCAGAGCCTGCACATGCACATGCGTCAAACAGCAATGGATCAGGTGTAAAATCTCCTCTGCCAGGTATCATTCTTGATATTAAGGTAAAAGTTGGCGACGAAGTGAAAGTAGGACAAACAATCGCTATCCTCGAAGCCATGAAGATGGAAAACAACATCAATGCAGATAGAGATGGTAAAATCATCGATGTACGCGTTTCAAAAGGTGATTCTATTCTAGAAGGTTCTGATATTGTAATAATAGGATAA
- a CDS encoding sodium ion-translocating decarboxylase subunit beta: MGGNFLLENLEIFLSYTGFANATPGHFVMILVGILFIFLAVKYEFEPLLLIPIGFGMLIGNIPFKDAGLQVGIYEEGSVLNILYQGVSKGWYPPLIFLGIGAMTDFSALISNPKLMLIGAAAQIGIFAAYMIALQMGFEPNQAAAIGIIGGADGPTAIFLSSKLAPNLMGAIAVSAYSYMALVPIIQPPFMKLLTTKKERLIRMKTPRHVSNTEKIIFPVAGLLLTTFLVPSGLPLLGMLFFGNILKESGVTRRLAETARGPLIDVITILLGVTVGASTQATQFLTTSSIMIFALGAFSFIVATIGGVLFVKFFNLFLSKENKINPLIGNAGVSAVPDSARISQVVGLKYDPTNYLLMHAMGPNVAGVIGSAVAAGILLGFLG; this comes from the coding sequence ATGGGCGGAAATTTCCTATTAGAGAATTTGGAGATATTTCTCTCCTATACCGGATTTGCCAATGCCACTCCGGGGCATTTCGTCATGATTCTCGTAGGGATTCTATTCATTTTCTTAGCCGTTAAATATGAATTTGAACCCTTACTTTTGATCCCTATAGGCTTTGGTATGCTTATAGGTAATATTCCCTTCAAAGATGCCGGCTTACAAGTGGGTATATACGAAGAGGGATCTGTACTAAACATTCTCTACCAAGGGGTCTCAAAGGGTTGGTATCCTCCGCTAATATTCCTTGGTATCGGTGCTATGACTGACTTTTCGGCACTTATTTCTAATCCGAAATTGATGCTCATTGGCGCTGCTGCTCAGATAGGTATTTTTGCGGCATACATGATTGCTCTCCAGATGGGATTTGAACCCAATCAGGCTGCAGCAATAGGTATCATCGGAGGAGCTGACGGCCCCACTGCAATATTCCTTTCATCCAAATTAGCACCTAACCTAATGGGAGCTATTGCAGTATCGGCTTATTCATATATGGCTTTGGTTCCTATTATACAACCGCCATTCATGAAATTGCTGACGACAAAAAAAGAGCGTCTTATCAGGATGAAAACACCACGTCATGTATCCAATACTGAAAAGATAATATTCCCTGTAGCCGGTTTGTTACTCACAACATTCCTTGTACCTTCGGGTCTGCCGCTATTGGGTATGTTGTTCTTTGGTAATATCCTTAAGGAAAGTGGTGTTACAAGAAGATTAGCAGAAACAGCAAGAGGTCCACTTATTGACGTTATCACCATACTCCTTGGTGTTACTGTAGGTGCTTCTACTCAAGCTACACAGTTTCTTACTACCTCTTCTATTATGATCTTTGCATTAGGTGCATTTTCATTTATTGTAGCTACAATAGGTGGTGTGCTTTTCGTAAAATTCTTCAACCTGTTCCTCTCTAAAGAAAACAAGATCAATCCACTTATCGGTAATGCCGGAGTATCAGCGGTTCCCGACTCAGCACGTATATCTCAAGTAGTAGGACTCAAGTATGACCCTACAAACTACTTGCTTATGCATGCCATGGGACCCAACGTTGCCGGTGTAATAGGATCTGCTGTGGCTGCAGGTATCCTACTCGGATTCCTTGGATAA
- a CDS encoding restriction endonuclease yields MAKTKKGLILPKFDELIVPTLKALIELGGSGTIEEINSKVYEIENFPEEIIQVPHGEKGTIYEVDYRLAWSRTYLKKFGLLENSSKGVWALLKSDFDIDNLDYSEIVRTVRLQQLNSKKEKSKQNNFDEVSDEVENTEEWKSQLLNVLYNISPAAFERLAQRLLRECGFFQVEVTGKAGDGGIDGKGIVRVSGLLSFRVIFQCKRYKGTINPSQIRDFRGAMEGRADKGVFITTGSFTKEATKEATRDGASPIDLIDGEILCEKLKELSLGVETRLTETVAIKRDWYNNL; encoded by the coding sequence ATGGCAAAAACAAAAAAAGGCCTCATCTTACCAAAATTTGACGAGCTTATAGTTCCAACTTTGAAAGCACTAATTGAACTGGGAGGGTCCGGGACAATAGAAGAGATAAACTCAAAAGTTTATGAAATTGAAAATTTTCCGGAAGAAATAATTCAAGTCCCTCATGGCGAAAAAGGAACAATATATGAAGTCGATTATAGGCTTGCATGGAGCCGAACTTATTTAAAAAAATTCGGACTTTTAGAGAATTCCAGTAAAGGAGTCTGGGCTCTTTTAAAATCAGATTTTGACATTGATAATCTTGATTATTCAGAGATTGTCAGAACGGTTAGATTACAACAATTAAACAGCAAAAAAGAAAAATCCAAACAAAATAACTTTGATGAGGTGTCTGATGAGGTTGAAAACACAGAAGAATGGAAAAGCCAACTTCTAAATGTTCTCTACAATATTTCACCAGCAGCATTTGAGCGACTTGCACAAAGACTTCTAAGAGAGTGTGGATTTTTCCAAGTAGAAGTAACAGGGAAAGCCGGTGATGGGGGTATTGACGGTAAAGGAATTGTTCGTGTAAGTGGTCTTTTAAGTTTTCGTGTTATTTTTCAGTGCAAGCGTTATAAAGGGACAATCAACCCAAGCCAAATTCGGGACTTTAGAGGAGCTATGGAAGGACGCGCTGATAAAGGTGTTTTCATTACTACTGGGAGTTTCACAAAAGAAGCAACAAAAGAAGCAACACGAGATGGAGCATCTCCTATAGATTTAATTGATGGTGAAATTCTTTGCGAAAAACTAAAAGAATTGAGTTTGGGAGTAGAAACCAGATTAACAGAAACCGTTGCAATAAAAAGAGATTGGTATAATAATTTGTAA
- the htpG gene encoding molecular chaperone HtpG, with the protein MNKNGKIGVTSENIFPIIKKFLYSEHDIFLRELVSNAVDATEKLKTLSSIGEYKGELGDIAVRIGFDADAKTITISDRGIGMTAEEVDKYINQIAFSSAEEFLEKYKDDKAAIIGHFGLGFYSSFMVSERVDIITKSYKEGAPAVKWSCDGSPEYTMEECDKADRGTDIVLHIDEENKDFLNKTKIEELLNKYCKFLTVPIVFGKKQEWKDGKYVDTDEDNQINDTNPAWTRKPADLTDEDYKSFYRQLYPHVMDEPLFWIHLNVDYPFNLTGILYFPKIKNQLDLQRNKIQLYSNQVFVTEEVEGIVPEYLTLLHGVIDSPDIPLNVSRSYLQSDGQVKKISNHITKKVADKLEEIFKNDRATFEEKWDSLKIFIQYGMLSDEKFYERAVKFLLFTDIDNKKYTMDEYRTLVEGVQTDKDGQVIYLYATDRNAQYSHIHRAVEKGYSVLLMDGPLDVHAVGQLEQKLEKTRFVRVDSDSINKIIVKDDHADVKLTPQEKETLTQIFNGRLPKKEKQNFHVEFESLGENADAILITQSEFMRRMQEMAKMQPGMSFYGEMPDSYNVILNADHGLIKRVIEQEKDLEHNLKDLRSSLGEKTAEIETLKKNQEGKKDEEIPVADKEALEKVTREQAEVQGKINTQLNEFGSNNDLVGQLVDLALLGSGLLTGEQLARFIHRSQKLL; encoded by the coding sequence ATGAATAAAAACGGTAAGATTGGGGTTACCAGTGAGAACATTTTCCCCATTATAAAAAAATTCCTTTATAGTGAGCACGATATCTTTTTGCGTGAATTGGTATCTAATGCCGTAGATGCTACAGAAAAGCTTAAAACCTTGAGTTCTATTGGTGAATATAAAGGAGAATTAGGCGATATTGCAGTGCGCATAGGCTTTGATGCTGATGCCAAGACTATTACTATTAGTGATAGAGGTATAGGTATGACAGCTGAAGAAGTAGATAAGTACATCAATCAAATCGCTTTTTCAAGTGCAGAAGAGTTTCTCGAAAAGTATAAAGACGACAAAGCCGCTATCATAGGGCATTTCGGACTCGGTTTTTACTCTTCGTTTATGGTATCAGAGAGGGTAGACATTATCACTAAATCATATAAAGAAGGTGCTCCTGCTGTGAAGTGGTCATGTGACGGATCGCCCGAATATACCATGGAGGAGTGTGACAAAGCTGATAGAGGTACTGACATTGTACTGCATATCGATGAAGAGAATAAAGACTTCTTGAACAAGACCAAAATAGAGGAACTGCTCAATAAATACTGCAAATTCCTTACGGTGCCTATTGTATTCGGTAAGAAGCAGGAATGGAAAGATGGTAAGTATGTAGATACGGACGAGGATAATCAAATCAATGATACTAACCCGGCATGGACCCGCAAACCGGCCGATCTTACGGACGAAGATTATAAGTCATTCTACCGTCAGTTGTATCCTCATGTGATGGACGAACCTCTTTTCTGGATTCACCTCAATGTTGATTATCCATTCAATTTGACAGGAATTCTTTATTTCCCCAAAATCAAGAATCAGCTTGATCTTCAGCGCAATAAGATACAATTGTATTCCAATCAAGTATTCGTTACAGAAGAGGTAGAAGGCATTGTACCCGAATATCTCACCCTATTGCATGGTGTAATTGACTCACCTGATATACCATTGAATGTATCTCGCTCTTACCTCCAGAGTGATGGTCAAGTCAAGAAAATATCTAACCATATTACTAAAAAGGTAGCAGATAAGTTGGAAGAAATTTTCAAAAACGATCGTGCTACATTTGAAGAAAAATGGGATAGCCTCAAGATCTTTATCCAATACGGAATGCTCTCTGATGAGAAGTTCTATGAAAGAGCCGTAAAATTCCTGCTGTTTACAGATATCGATAATAAGAAGTATACCATGGACGAATATCGTACCTTGGTAGAGGGTGTTCAGACGGATAAGGACGGACAGGTAATATATTTGTATGCAACAGACCGTAACGCCCAATACAGCCATATACATCGTGCCGTAGAGAAGGGATATAGTGTGCTCTTGATGGATGGACCTTTGGATGTTCATGCTGTAGGACAATTGGAGCAAAAGTTGGAGAAAACTCGTTTTGTGCGTGTGGATAGCGATTCTATCAATAAGATTATCGTAAAAGATGATCATGCAGATGTAAAATTGACTCCGCAAGAAAAAGAAACTCTGACCCAAATATTCAATGGACGTCTGCCCAAAAAGGAGAAACAAAACTTCCATGTAGAGTTTGAATCTTTGGGAGAAAATGCCGATGCTATCTTGATCACTCAAAGCGAGTTTATGCGCCGTATGCAAGAGATGGCTAAGATGCAACCGGGAATGAGTTTCTACGGAGAAATGCCTGATAGCTACAACGTGATTTTGAATGCTGATCACGGACTTATTAAGAGAGTGATAGAGCAGGAAAAGGACTTGGAACACAACCTCAAAGACCTTAGATCTTCTTTGGGCGAGAAAACTGCTGAAATTGAAACCCTCAAGAAGAATCAAGAAGGAAAGAAAGATGAAGAGATACCTGTAGCTGATAAAGAAGCTCTTGAGAAGGTTACACGTGAACAAGCCGAAGTTCAGGGTAAAATCAATACTCAATTGAATGAATTTGGTTCAAACAATGATTTAGTGGGACAGTTGGTAGACTTAGCATTGCTTGGTAGTGGACTTCTCACAGGAGAGCAATTGGCTAGATTCATTCATCGAAGCCAGAAACTATTATAA